In Candidatus Poribacteria bacterium, a single genomic region encodes these proteins:
- a CDS encoding NAD(P)/FAD-dependent oxidoreductase: MAETIYDVAVIGAGPAGTQAAVSASHQMRHVLVLHSGKVSFSRGRAYWSKSVEIEDAPVFPGIIGPHFAKELMKWMESRPVVDFMLGSEKRKTGIDIRDGLVQKLTRNGDYFELEASTKTLKQNTSLEIAHFKSRTVVVAAGFDDKWPDIEFDPGEERLYKQYATVFRYAGNKKGWHVCIRCDGHLHVNEHLALLGVGDYIYEAAIGAQDFTDKITILTNGRPHGMSPPILEQVKARKINIIETKIKRHIGEKTDLLGFEMVDGSELFFHGFLVDEGLIPNTKFLDGWDYQKDEEGLIVANEDMQMLDSNGDPIPGLFAAGDIISGERNLIATAFALGQEAGLSASDSLRRWHFPD; encoded by the coding sequence ATGGCAGAAACGATTTACGATGTCGCAGTCATTGGTGCGGGACCTGCTGGCACGCAAGCCGCGGTCTCAGCAAGCCATCAAATGCGGCATGTGCTTGTGCTACATTCTGGAAAGGTGAGTTTTAGTCGAGGGCGCGCGTATTGGTCGAAGTCGGTGGAAATTGAGGATGCTCCGGTCTTTCCGGGTATCATCGGACCCCATTTTGCAAAAGAACTCATGAAATGGATGGAAAGTCGTCCCGTTGTTGATTTCATGCTCGGATCGGAGAAACGGAAAACCGGAATTGACATACGCGATGGCTTGGTACAAAAACTCACGCGAAATGGCGACTACTTTGAACTCGAAGCGTCTACAAAAACACTTAAACAAAATACGTCTTTAGAGATAGCACATTTTAAATCACGTACCGTTGTGGTTGCAGCTGGATTTGACGACAAGTGGCCCGATATTGAGTTTGATCCCGGTGAGGAACGGCTCTATAAGCAGTATGCTACGGTCTTTCGCTATGCGGGTAACAAAAAAGGATGGCACGTCTGTATCCGTTGCGATGGACATCTGCATGTGAATGAACATTTAGCACTTCTTGGTGTCGGTGACTATATCTATGAGGCAGCGATCGGTGCGCAAGACTTTACAGATAAAATTACAATCCTAACGAACGGTAGACCGCACGGTATGTCCCCACCTATATTGGAACAGGTGAAGGCACGTAAAATTAATATCATTGAGACAAAGATTAAACGGCACATTGGTGAAAAAACAGACCTTTTAGGATTTGAGATGGTTGATGGAAGCGAGTTGTTTTTCCACGGTTTCCTTGTTGATGAAGGGTTAATCCCAAATACGAAGTTTCTTGACGGATGGGACTACCAAAAAGATGAGGAAGGCTTGATTGTCGCAAACGAGGATATGCAGATGCTCGACAGCAACGGGGATCCGATTCCTGGACTGTTTGCTGCAGGAGACATCATATCAGGTGAGCGGAACCTGATCGCAACGGCGTTCGCACTTGGACAGGAAGCGGGTTTGTCGGCATCAGACTCCTTGCGTCGGTGGCACTTTCCGGATTAG
- the polA gene encoding DNA polymerase I, whose translation MQNGQKDTVYIIDTHAEIFRAYYAIRSGLTSSITGEATHAVFGFAGTLIRILTELQAKYVVAAIDTPGDTFRNELYSEYKANRAPAPDDLVTQIHRILQLLEAFGILTLGKPELEADDIIASVTQAILDNSETQDVDVTIISRDKDLEQLLLGDRVTMLDLHNDKIIDERSLNETKGIEPSQVVDVLALMGDTSDNVPGVEKIGLKTAAQLIQQYGSIDGIFENIDEIKGKRRENLEKARSQLALAQQLVTLKRDAVPDFSIEQARVKPLDLQKILPLFRELELKRYEQVVTELADGDSASAAPTPTTRKERVAELAQKTDSILDKGDYETAETGDYSAVVTTSQLTELVDTLSAQEIISFDTETDGLERESTLCGLSFSWKPNHGVYVPVRSPHPEDHLDTETVLSALKPILEDPNLPKCGHNLKFDAGILIRNGVKLQGVVFDTLLASQLVDARTPSHNLDTLALLHLNHKMISFEELTSFPDSATDVDDTDKEVEDLGGLFDTAGQKTIDEVPLEQATVYAAEDADVALRLYHFLVPKLDEMGITALVRDIESPLAPILAEMEYNGIVCDKSELNRQSSVISELVDARQKQIHGIVGYPCNIDSPKQLAQVLFEDLGFKPVKRTRGGNVSTDVTVLEALSLREDINDPKTSVPRLIIEYRQFRKLQSTYLAQLQSAIDPETERIHTHLYQLTTATGRLKSDGPNLQNIPVRTEIGRQLRCAFRAPEGHKLICADYSQIELRILAHFSEDAQLIETFAQDLDIHTAVASQVFEMPTASVTRELRDKAKTINFGIIYGVSPTGLSRRIKGMSVKEAAALIDDYKTRFPGIDRFLQECVQQASDHGYVSTLTGRQRAIPEIYATNRSRRSLGERLAINTVVQGSAADLMKAAMVRVQHRIDADRLPLKMLLQIHDELVLETPEALAEVHAAIVCEEMENAMSLQVPLRTEAGIGDNWMVAK comes from the coding sequence ATGCAGAACGGACAAAAAGACACTGTCTACATTATTGATACACACGCTGAGATATTTCGGGCGTATTACGCGATTCGTAGTGGTTTGACAAGCAGTATCACCGGCGAAGCGACACATGCTGTGTTCGGGTTTGCCGGGACACTGATTAGAATTTTAACCGAACTTCAGGCAAAGTATGTCGTCGCTGCGATTGATACGCCGGGCGATACATTTCGCAATGAACTTTATTCGGAATACAAGGCGAATCGAGCTCCGGCACCTGACGATTTGGTGACGCAAATTCATCGCATTTTACAGTTGCTTGAGGCATTCGGTATCTTGACGCTCGGTAAACCTGAATTGGAAGCGGACGATATCATCGCCTCTGTTACACAGGCAATACTTGACAATTCAGAGACACAAGATGTCGATGTCACTATCATTTCAAGGGACAAAGACCTTGAGCAGCTGCTGCTTGGTGATCGCGTAACGATGCTTGACCTTCATAATGACAAAATTATTGATGAGCGATCGTTGAACGAAACGAAGGGCATAGAACCCTCTCAGGTCGTTGATGTGCTTGCGTTGATGGGTGATACTTCAGACAATGTACCCGGTGTTGAAAAAATCGGCTTGAAAACGGCAGCGCAATTGATTCAGCAGTACGGTTCCATTGATGGTATTTTTGAGAATATTGATGAGATTAAAGGGAAGCGTCGCGAGAATCTCGAAAAGGCGCGTTCGCAACTGGCACTCGCACAGCAGCTTGTAACCTTAAAGCGGGATGCTGTCCCGGATTTCTCTATAGAGCAGGCACGTGTCAAACCGCTGGATCTCCAGAAAATCCTTCCGCTGTTTCGAGAATTAGAACTCAAGCGTTATGAACAGGTTGTAACGGAACTCGCGGATGGAGATTCTGCCTCCGCCGCACCAACACCGACAACACGCAAAGAGCGAGTTGCAGAATTGGCGCAGAAAACAGACTCAATTTTGGACAAGGGAGACTATGAGACAGCTGAAACTGGTGACTATTCGGCAGTTGTTACGACCTCCCAACTGACAGAGCTCGTTGACACCCTTTCGGCACAGGAGATTATCAGTTTTGATACGGAAACGGATGGTTTGGAACGCGAGTCTACACTTTGCGGATTAAGTTTTTCGTGGAAACCGAACCATGGTGTTTATGTGCCAGTTCGTTCACCTCATCCTGAAGATCATTTGGATACGGAGACTGTGCTTTCAGCACTCAAACCGATTCTGGAAGATCCCAATCTACCGAAATGTGGACATAACCTGAAGTTTGATGCGGGTATTCTCATCCGGAATGGGGTTAAACTCCAAGGAGTCGTTTTTGATACGCTGCTCGCAAGCCAGTTAGTTGACGCACGAACCCCCTCCCACAATCTTGATACGCTTGCATTGCTCCATTTGAACCACAAGATGATCTCTTTTGAGGAACTCACATCGTTCCCCGACAGTGCAACCGATGTGGATGACACCGATAAAGAAGTTGAAGATCTCGGCGGGCTATTTGATACGGCAGGACAGAAAACAATTGACGAAGTTCCCTTGGAACAGGCTACAGTTTACGCTGCAGAAGATGCCGATGTCGCGCTACGACTCTATCATTTTCTTGTGCCGAAATTGGATGAGATGGGTATTACGGCATTGGTGCGCGATATAGAATCGCCGCTCGCACCTATTCTCGCTGAGATGGAGTATAATGGCATTGTTTGCGATAAGTCGGAGCTCAACCGTCAAAGCAGTGTGATTAGTGAACTCGTTGATGCTCGGCAAAAACAGATTCACGGAATCGTTGGTTATCCGTGTAACATTGATTCTCCAAAGCAACTCGCGCAAGTATTGTTTGAGGATCTTGGTTTTAAACCAGTGAAACGGACGCGAGGTGGCAACGTTTCGACGGATGTGACCGTGTTGGAGGCACTCTCTCTGAGGGAGGATATCAACGACCCAAAGACGAGCGTGCCGCGCTTAATAATTGAATACCGTCAGTTCCGTAAGTTACAAAGCACCTATCTGGCACAACTTCAGAGTGCTATCGACCCAGAGACGGAGCGTATCCACACACATCTTTATCAATTAACAACAGCGACAGGTCGTTTGAAATCCGACGGTCCGAATCTACAGAACATTCCCGTCCGAACTGAGATTGGGAGGCAATTGCGGTGTGCATTCAGAGCACCGGAGGGGCATAAGTTAATCTGCGCGGATTATTCACAAATTGAGCTGCGTATTCTTGCCCACTTTAGCGAAGATGCGCAACTAATCGAAACCTTCGCGCAGGATTTGGACATCCACACGGCAGTCGCTTCGCAGGTGTTTGAAATGCCGACGGCATCGGTTACTCGTGAACTTCGGGATAAGGCAAAGACTATTAATTTTGGCATCATTTACGGGGTATCCCCAACAGGGCTTTCACGTCGGATTAAAGGGATGAGTGTAAAGGAAGCGGCTGCTCTTATTGATGATTATAAAACACGTTTTCCAGGGATAGATCGTTTTCTGCAAGAGTGTGTCCAACAGGCATCGGATCACGGGTATGTGAGTACGCTCACTGGCAGACAGCGTGCGATTCCCGAAATATATGCCACCAACCGAAGTCGGCGCAGTCTGGGCGAACGGTTGGCAATCAATACTGTAGTGCAAGGTTCTGCTGCAGACCTGATGAAAGCGGCGATGGTACGTGTGCAGCACCGAATTGATGCGGACAGATTACCCCTAAAAATGCTGTTACAGATTCATGACGAACTGGTGCTTGAAACGCCAGAGGCACTTGCGGAGGTGCACGCCGCCATTGTCTGTGAAGAGATGGAGAATGCGATGTCGCTTCAAGTACCGCTTCGGACAGAGGCAGGAATCGGTGATAATTGGATGGTTGCAAAGTAA
- a CDS encoding DUF1080 domain-containing protein encodes MRVTITVPKLAALSFLVLFGLVLSLPTYAGTQLWDFEEKHDDWKVANGKWEIAKGVYHVDKGGQAEHSLVGEEDWDDYTIEAKVRLDNHHWAGIVFRAESEMEYYVYYLNVPNNKTELWRHKDGAWNARDNVAQIPAVEKVQIKNGEWIDMKVVVEGSEFQIYLNGKLQGEHKDDVYKTGQVGVWAWETEASFDDFTVSGDNIKDTLAIEPNNKLATTWGRLKRVY; translated from the coding sequence ATGAGAGTAACTATCACAGTGCCGAAGTTAGCGGCGTTAAGTTTCCTTGTGCTTTTCGGTTTGGTACTTTCGCTACCGACGTACGCGGGTACCCAATTGTGGGACTTTGAAGAAAAGCACGATGACTGGAAAGTTGCCAATGGAAAGTGGGAAATCGCAAAAGGAGTCTATCACGTTGACAAGGGTGGACAAGCGGAACACTCTCTCGTTGGTGAAGAGGACTGGGATGATTACACCATTGAGGCGAAGGTTCGATTGGACAACCACCATTGGGCGGGTATCGTTTTTCGCGCCGAAAGCGAGATGGAGTATTACGTCTACTATCTCAATGTCCCAAATAACAAAACGGAACTCTGGCGACACAAAGATGGTGCTTGGAATGCCCGCGACAACGTCGCCCAAATCCCAGCTGTTGAGAAGGTCCAAATAAAGAACGGCGAATGGATTGATATGAAGGTTGTCGTTGAGGGCAGTGAATTTCAGATTTATCTCAATGGTAAACTTCAGGGTGAACATAAAGATGATGTCTACAAAACCGGCCAAGTCGGTGTGTGGGCATGGGAAACCGAGGCGAGTTTTGATGATTTCACCGTTAGTGGTGATAATATCAAGGACACCCTCGCTATTGAACCGAATAACAAACTCGCAACAACATGGGGACGGCTCAAACGGGTTTACTAA
- the trpS gene encoding tryptophan--tRNA ligase, whose protein sequence is MKQIALTGLKPSGSPHIGNYLGMLKPSLELAEKFQALYFIPDYHALTTVRDRKQLADLTYQAAATWLALGLNPDDGIIYRQSDIPEVFELAWALSCFTTKGLLNRSHAYKAIVDDNIAAGREEDKNINVGLFTYPVLMAADILLFGTHFVPVGLDQQQHLEITRDVALTFNKNYGDVLTIPEAVIRKEVMTIPGIDGRKMSKSYNNVIPIFAPPDQVLKPVKRIVTDSKRPEEPKDPDECNIFAIYRHLADADAVDAKRKLYLEGGLAYGAMKEELFELLEATFSDKRDRYNALMDNLDELDKILETGAEKARDIARPILAKVRKAVGVNL, encoded by the coding sequence TTGAAACAGATTGCTTTAACTGGGCTTAAACCGTCAGGATCGCCGCATATCGGCAACTATCTCGGCATGCTTAAGCCCTCGTTGGAACTCGCTGAAAAATTTCAAGCACTTTATTTCATACCGGATTATCACGCCCTCACAACAGTCAGAGACCGAAAACAGTTGGCGGATCTCACCTACCAAGCAGCAGCAACGTGGTTGGCGCTTGGGTTAAATCCAGACGACGGGATTATCTATCGCCAATCCGATATTCCAGAGGTGTTCGAGTTGGCGTGGGCGTTGTCCTGTTTCACAACAAAAGGTTTACTTAACCGCTCGCACGCCTACAAAGCGATCGTTGACGACAACATTGCAGCCGGACGTGAAGAGGATAAGAACATTAATGTAGGACTCTTTACCTATCCCGTTTTGATGGCGGCAGATATTTTACTCTTCGGAACACATTTTGTGCCGGTTGGGCTTGACCAACAACAACATCTTGAAATTACACGAGATGTCGCGCTTACCTTCAACAAAAATTATGGCGATGTCTTGACGATTCCAGAAGCCGTAATTCGGAAAGAAGTGATGACGATTCCTGGAATTGATGGTAGAAAGATGAGCAAAAGTTATAACAATGTCATCCCAATCTTCGCACCACCGGACCAAGTCCTTAAACCCGTCAAGCGTATTGTAACCGATTCCAAGCGACCCGAAGAGCCGAAAGACCCCGATGAGTGCAACATCTTCGCAATATACCGTCATCTCGCGGATGCAGATGCCGTTGATGCAAAGCGGAAACTCTATCTTGAGGGTGGACTTGCCTACGGGGCAATGAAAGAGGAACTGTTTGAGTTACTGGAGGCAACTTTTTCCGACAAGCGAGACAGATATAATGCCTTGATGGACAATCTTGATGAATTGGATAAAATACTCGAAACAGGTGCGGAAAAAGCACGCGACATCGCCAGACCGATTTTGGCGAAGGTACGTAAAGCCGTTGGCGTAAACCTCTAA
- a CDS encoding tetratricopeptide repeat protein codes for MLRKLSYYTVAWVALVGCHLTLSQVPDAFCQEADAADPTAQIRAYKAQLTADGTQTEVRLKLAKVYLQIEAYTKAITEYQQVIAIVEANGVLGTTTPPPDSDIPTVYYGLGLAYTGLERFEDAITAYERSIAYQPDWAYSHAALASAYANMHRYAEALDAYKVAIGLDPNDEMIHHQLGNVYSKRGEHAAAVRHQLQAIAIAPEFASAHYQLGLLYAQEKRWTDAIASYQAAYVHDETLAEALYNLAQAYLRIGDTSAAREQMALFEKRKSVLSPLHQLRGALQRTQDTTERAQILANIGRFYLKDGRYEQAISEYQKAIGMNPQLVSAYNGLGLAYTMLERYSEAVIAQQKALELQPDLAKAYAGLGLTYFRQNVLESALEHYQHAVALDPEFLEARLKIGIILLNQERYAEAIDTYLAILDIKPNDPEVYYNLGLCYAHQAKAGSDELSIEDLTISALTTLEKAVALSVSDTGDLSETEQPPFLAETYYLIGELQASKADFNAAEKAYLASGLPKAYHALAQLIAKFVRKNRDNGKQGVNLETARHYAQEAVRLDPNVASYYNTLALIDFQRGDYSQAEEAIRKALELEPKNRNYQQGLKQISGKLAAE; via the coding sequence GTGTTACGGAAACTTTCCTATTACACAGTTGCCTGGGTGGCACTCGTCGGGTGCCATCTTACCCTCTCACAGGTTCCAGACGCGTTCTGTCAGGAAGCAGATGCTGCGGACCCCACAGCGCAGATTCGTGCTTACAAAGCGCAGTTGACTGCCGATGGTACTCAGACCGAAGTTCGCTTGAAACTTGCGAAGGTGTACCTTCAAATTGAGGCATACACTAAAGCGATTACTGAATATCAACAGGTAATAGCGATTGTCGAAGCGAACGGAGTTTTGGGAACCACAACACCTCCACCCGATTCGGATATTCCGACAGTTTACTACGGTTTGGGGTTGGCATATACAGGGCTTGAAAGGTTTGAGGATGCCATAACCGCTTATGAACGCTCAATCGCGTATCAACCTGACTGGGCATACAGTCACGCGGCTTTGGCGAGTGCTTACGCGAACATGCACCGTTATGCTGAGGCACTTGATGCTTACAAAGTGGCGATTGGGTTAGACCCAAACGATGAGATGATTCATCACCAACTCGGGAATGTCTATAGCAAGCGTGGCGAACATGCAGCAGCGGTTCGCCATCAATTACAAGCAATTGCTATTGCACCAGAATTTGCATCTGCCCACTACCAGTTAGGACTCCTCTACGCACAAGAAAAACGATGGACTGACGCGATTGCGTCGTATCAAGCCGCGTATGTACACGATGAGACGTTGGCTGAAGCACTCTATAATCTGGCGCAAGCATATCTCCGGATTGGAGATACATCTGCTGCACGCGAGCAGATGGCACTCTTTGAAAAACGAAAATCAGTGCTCAGCCCCCTTCACCAACTACGTGGGGCACTACAGCGGACACAAGACACAACCGAACGCGCACAGATTCTCGCCAATATCGGTAGGTTCTATCTCAAAGACGGACGTTATGAGCAAGCCATCTCGGAATACCAAAAAGCAATCGGAATGAATCCACAACTGGTATCTGCTTATAACGGTCTTGGTCTTGCCTATACGATGCTTGAGAGGTATTCGGAAGCCGTTATTGCCCAACAGAAAGCATTAGAACTTCAACCAGATCTCGCGAAGGCATACGCAGGACTCGGTTTGACATATTTCAGGCAGAATGTGTTAGAATCCGCATTGGAACATTACCAGCACGCCGTCGCTCTGGATCCTGAATTTTTGGAGGCGCGTCTGAAGATTGGGATAATTCTGTTGAATCAGGAACGCTATGCGGAAGCGATTGATACGTATCTGGCGATTCTTGATATTAAGCCGAACGATCCTGAGGTCTACTATAATTTGGGATTATGCTACGCGCATCAAGCGAAAGCCGGTAGTGATGAATTGTCTATTGAGGATTTGACAATCTCAGCATTGACGACACTCGAAAAAGCGGTTGCGCTTTCGGTGTCTGATACGGGTGATTTAAGTGAGACAGAACAGCCCCCGTTTTTAGCGGAGACCTATTATCTTATCGGTGAACTTCAGGCGAGCAAAGCGGATTTTAATGCAGCAGAGAAGGCTTACTTAGCATCCGGTTTACCGAAGGCATACCATGCGCTTGCCCAGTTAATCGCGAAGTTTGTGAGAAAAAATAGGGACAACGGCAAACAAGGTGTGAATTTAGAAACCGCTCGACATTATGCACAAGAGGCTGTCCGATTGGATCCGAACGTGGCGAGTTATTACAACACACTCGCACTTATTGACTTTCAGCGTGGCGATTACTCACAAGCGGAAGAAGCGATCCGAAAAGCGTTGGAACTTGAGCCGAAAAATCGCAACTACCAACAAGGACTGAAACAAATTTCTGGTAAATTAGCTGCTGAGTAA
- a CDS encoding LamG domain-containing protein, with amino-acid sequence MKFNALTIILFGLGLMAISLVAVNTSSAAIDQSSVVGIWLFDDGGGTTAMDSSGNNNHGTIVNAPIWVDGRFGGALGFDGTGNCVNTNQKLLNGVREFTVVAWVKPGNITSNRVGLIGQNDSPEFGFINPTTVALWTPTAGSNNNAYEHPAGEWHHVAAVATRQFTKVYIDGNATTVNGNWPNHGRSDFNVNIGGCGVWDGSGNWFTGAMDEVALFHAPLTDNDIADVMNNGLTALGVAVEPAGKIAVTWGALKRKDY; translated from the coding sequence ATGAAATTTAATGCTTTAACAATTATCCTGTTCGGTCTTGGATTGATGGCAATCAGTCTCGTTGCTGTGAACACCAGTAGTGCCGCAATTGACCAGAGTAGTGTTGTCGGTATTTGGTTGTTCGACGATGGCGGCGGAACCACAGCGATGGACTCTTCAGGAAACAATAACCATGGAACGATTGTCAACGCACCTATTTGGGTCGATGGACGATTCGGCGGTGCCTTAGGATTTGATGGCACAGGCAACTGTGTGAATACAAATCAAAAACTTCTCAACGGCGTACGTGAATTCACAGTCGTTGCTTGGGTAAAGCCGGGGAATATTACCTCTAATCGCGTCGGGTTGATAGGACAGAACGATTCACCGGAATTCGGTTTTATTAATCCCACTACCGTTGCACTATGGACACCCACAGCGGGTAGTAATAACAATGCATACGAACACCCAGCGGGTGAGTGGCACCACGTCGCTGCTGTTGCGACCCGACAATTCACGAAGGTTTACATTGATGGAAATGCTACAACGGTAAATGGAAACTGGCCCAACCACGGCAGATCTGATTTCAACGTGAATATCGGTGGATGCGGTGTTTGGGATGGTAGCGGCAATTGGTTCACAGGGGCAATGGACGAAGTGGCTCTCTTCCACGCTCCTTTGACAGATAACGATATTGCTGACGTTATGAATAACGGTCTGACTGCCTTAGGTGTCGCGGTAGAACCTGCTGGGAAAATCGCAGTAACTTGGGGAGCACTCAAACGGAAAGACTATTAG
- a CDS encoding menaquinone biosynthesis decarboxylase, producing MAYDSLAEFVKALDRAGELKRIKTTVSPDLEIAEITDRVSKAEGPALLFEKVEGSEMPLLINTYGSYQRMAMALGVDDLGQVASEIESMIKLDAPDTLLDKMKILRMLSQLTNFPPKTVKKGACQDVVLTGEDATLDVLPLIKCWPLDADKYITLPQVFTHSLKTGQRNVGTYRLQKINPHALAMHWQIHHDGASHHREYRQAGEQMPVAIALGGDPAMSYIGTAPLPSGIDELLFAGFLRKSNVEMVPAKTIDMLVPADADIVIEGYIEPDETCIEGPFGDHTGFYSLADEYPLLHITAITHRKNPIYQTIIVGKPPMEDCYMGKATERIFMPLIKTQLPELVDMNLPLFGVFHNFALISIDKRYPYHAKKIMHSFWGLGQLMFSKIIIVVDKDVDVQNVEEVLFYVGSNVDPKRDVTIVEGPVDVLDHASPLMGAGSKMGIDATTKWAEEGYEREWPQEIQMSDEVVALVDEKWKKYGF from the coding sequence ATGGCATACGATAGCCTTGCGGAGTTTGTGAAAGCCTTGGATCGTGCAGGCGAACTCAAACGGATTAAAACGACTGTCTCACCGGACTTAGAAATCGCTGAAATCACCGATAGGGTGAGTAAAGCAGAGGGTCCCGCGCTTCTCTTTGAAAAGGTCGAAGGCAGCGAGATGCCGCTTCTCATCAACACTTACGGTTCTTATCAGCGGATGGCGATGGCACTTGGTGTTGATGATCTCGGACAGGTTGCGTCCGAAATTGAGAGTATGATTAAATTGGACGCACCTGATACCCTCCTTGATAAAATGAAAATCTTGCGGATGCTGTCCCAACTCACAAACTTTCCACCGAAAACCGTCAAAAAAGGCGCGTGTCAAGATGTTGTCCTGACCGGTGAGGACGCGACCTTAGATGTCCTACCGCTTATCAAATGCTGGCCCCTTGATGCGGATAAATATATTACCTTACCGCAAGTTTTTACGCATAGCCTCAAAACGGGTCAACGAAATGTTGGAACTTATCGTTTACAGAAGATAAACCCGCACGCTTTAGCGATGCATTGGCAAATTCACCATGATGGTGCTTCACATCATCGAGAATATCGGCAAGCAGGGGAACAGATGCCTGTGGCAATAGCACTCGGCGGCGATCCAGCGATGTCTTACATTGGTACGGCACCGCTGCCCTCCGGCATTGATGAACTCCTATTTGCAGGATTTCTCCGCAAATCCAATGTGGAGATGGTCCCTGCCAAAACTATTGACATGCTTGTGCCTGCAGATGCGGATATCGTGATTGAAGGATATATTGAACCGGATGAGACCTGCATTGAGGGACCCTTCGGCGATCATACAGGTTTTTATTCCTTGGCGGATGAATACCCACTTCTTCACATTACGGCGATTACGCACCGTAAGAACCCCATCTACCAGACGATCATCGTTGGCAAACCGCCGATGGAGGATTGCTACATGGGCAAGGCGACTGAGCGAATTTTTATGCCGCTGATTAAGACGCAGCTGCCAGAACTTGTGGATATGAATCTACCGCTGTTCGGCGTATTCCACAATTTTGCCTTGATTTCTATTGACAAACGCTATCCGTATCATGCCAAAAAGATTATGCACAGTTTCTGGGGACTCGGGCAGCTGATGTTCAGCAAAATCATCATCGTTGTTGATAAAGACGTTGATGTTCAGAACGTCGAAGAGGTGCTTTTCTACGTCGGAAGCAATGTCGATCCGAAACGGGATGTGACGATTGTTGAGGGACCTGTGGATGTGTTGGATCATGCTTCCCCGCTTATGGGTGCCGGTTCTAAGATGGGCATTGATGCGACGACGAAGTGGGCAGAGGAAGGATACGAACGCGAGTGGCCTCAGGAAATTCAGATGTCTGATGAGGTCGTTGCGTTGGTTGATGAGAAATGGAAAAAGTACGGCTTTTGA
- a CDS encoding RNA-binding protein, with amino-acid sequence MNIYVGNVPYAATETDLEELFGEYGPVATATIIRDRYDGRSKGFGFVEMENQEDGERAIEALDGQEMMGRPLKVNPARPRTERREPRRYDDDDAGI; translated from the coding sequence ATGAATATCTACGTTGGCAACGTGCCTTATGCGGCCACGGAAACCGACCTCGAAGAACTCTTTGGTGAGTATGGTCCGGTTGCTACCGCTACCATTATCCGTGACCGATACGATGGTCGCTCCAAAGGGTTTGGCTTCGTTGAGATGGAAAACCAAGAGGATGGCGAGCGAGCGATAGAGGCGTTGGATGGCCAAGAAATGATGGGACGTCCGCTGAAAGTCAATCCTGCGCGTCCTCGCACAGAACGCCGCGAGCCACGTCGCTATGACGACGATGACGCGGGAATTTAG
- a CDS encoding DUF1080 domain-containing protein, translating to MKYLFSTVVSCCFLVLVASFAFAGEQTWSFESDADDWKVANGDWSVEDGIYKLAKGGRAEHSLVGDAEWDDYTVEAKVRLDEGNWAGVVFRAQSEMEYYVYYLNVPNNKTELWRHKEGAWDARDKIGELQGKNITVANDEWFDMRVVVEGTSMKLWINGEDQGELADETGAGYPAGQAGVWAWETAASFDDVKVSGDAIINLTPVEPMDKLATTWGRLKQRF from the coding sequence ATGAAGTATTTGTTTTCAACTGTTGTGAGTTGCTGTTTTCTCGTACTCGTAGCCTCTTTCGCTTTTGCAGGCGAACAGACTTGGTCGTTTGAATCGGATGCGGACGATTGGAAAGTCGCTAACGGTGATTGGAGTGTTGAGGACGGCATTTATAAACTCGCTAAGGGCGGTAGAGCCGAGCACTCCCTCGTCGGGGATGCTGAATGGGATGATTACACGGTTGAAGCGAAAGTTCGACTTGATGAAGGGAACTGGGCAGGCGTTGTCTTTCGTGCGCAAAGCGAGATGGAATACTATGTCTACTATCTCAACGTTCCAAATAACAAAACGGAGCTTTGGCGACATAAGGAAGGCGCATGGGACGCTCGCGATAAGATTGGTGAACTTCAAGGGAAGAACATCACTGTTGCGAATGACGAGTGGTTTGACATGCGAGTTGTCGTGGAAGGCACGTCGATGAAACTCTGGATTAACGGTGAAGACCAAGGTGAACTTGCTGATGAAACCGGTGCCGGATACCCTGCTGGTCAAGCCGGGGTCTGGGCATGGGAAACCGCCGCGAGTTTTGATGATGTCAAAGTCTCTGGAGATGCTATCATCAATCTTACACCAGTGGAACCAATGGATAAATTGGCTACCACGTGGGGTCGCCTCAAGCAACGTTTTTAG